CCAAAGTTCCCTGAGAGAATGTTTCCCAGCCTTGTGGCTCGCTTTCATTGATTTCCATGCCCTTTTCTTCGTGTAGCCTCCCGCAGTATCAGCACAACCGGTTCCGTCTACGAGCCACGCCGTTTGCCGGACAAAACGGGCAAAaatgtcgtcctcgtcgatgGAGTTCGTACCCCGTTTCTGACATCCGGTACCGACTACTCCAAGCTAATGCCTCACGAGCTGGCCCGCCATTCACTTCTGTGAGTTTCGTTTCGCGGAAGCCCTGAGAATGCCCGggtcgtttcattttcattcattcacccTTTCGCAGGAGCCTTTTGCGCAAGACGAAGGTGGACAAGGAAGTGATCGACTACATCGTGTACGGGACGGTCATACAGGAGGTGAAGACTTCGAACATCGCGCGCGAAGCGGCCCTCAGTGCCGGTTTCAGCAACAAAACCCCGGCCCACACCGTCACGATGGCTTGCATTAGCTCGAACCAAGCCATCACGACCGGCATCGGGCTGATCGCGACGGGAACGTACGACGTGATCGTAGCCGGTGGGGTAGAGTTCATGTCCGACGTACCGATCCGCCACAACCGCAAGATGCGCTCTCTGATGCTGCGCGCCAACAAGGCCAAAACCATGGGCCAGCGGCTACAGCTACTGTCCACCATTCGCCCCGATTTCTTCGCTCCAGAGGTAACGCGCACGGAagggctgggctggctgctAATGAGTTTAAACCGTTCCCTGCTCTGGGTTTTCCCTGTCTCACAGTTGCCAGCGGTGGCAGAATTTTCGTCCGGCGAAACCATGGGCCACTCGGCTGACCGGCTGGCGGCTTCGTTTAACGCTTCGCGCCAGGAGCAGGATGACTATGCGTTGCGTTCGCACACACTGGCCAAGGACGCACAGGACAAGGGCTACTTTACCGATCTGGTGCCGTTCAAGGTTTCGGGCGTTGacaaaacgatcgaaaaaGACAACGGCATTCGGGTATCGTCCAAGGAAGCTCTGGCCAAACTCAAACCAGCGTTCGTGAAGCCGTACGGCACGGTGACGGCTGCCAACGCGTCCTTCCTCACGGACGGTGCGTCGGCCTGTTTGGTCATGGCGGAGGACAAAGCGAAAGCACTTGGATTGCGCCCCAAGGCGTACCTCCGCGATTTCCTGTACGTTTCGCAGGATCCCATTgaccagctgctgctcggtcCGGCCTACGGTATTCCGAAGCTGCTGAAAAAGGCCGGCCTCACTCTGAAGGACATCGATTCCTGGGAAATTCACGAGGCGTTCGCCGTAAGTTCTTCGCGatgatggttggttggtcgtgGGTTAAATCACCGGAACGGCTCTTTCCGGCTTCATCTGCTCCATTGCAGGGACAAATCATTGCCAACCTGAAAGCGCTCGATTCGGACTACTTTTGCAAAAACTATCTAGGATTGAACGAGAAGT
The nucleotide sequence above comes from Anopheles bellator chromosome 1, idAnoBellAS_SP24_06.2, whole genome shotgun sequence. Encoded proteins:
- the LOC131205823 gene encoding trifunctional enzyme subunit beta, mitochondrial; protein product: MAHHLTTVARVASSALVGNLSKTASRSISTTGSVYEPRRLPDKTGKNVVLVDGVRTPFLTSGTDYSKLMPHELARHSLLSLLRKTKVDKEVIDYIVYGTVIQEVKTSNIAREAALSAGFSNKTPAHTVTMACISSNQAITTGIGLIATGTYDVIVAGGVEFMSDVPIRHNRKMRSLMLRANKAKTMGQRLQLLSTIRPDFFAPELPAVAEFSSGETMGHSADRLAASFNASRQEQDDYALRSHTLAKDAQDKGYFTDLVPFKVSGVDKTIEKDNGIRVSSKEALAKLKPAFVKPYGTVTAANASFLTDGASACLVMAEDKAKALGLRPKAYLRDFLYVSQDPIDQLLLGPAYGIPKLLKKAGLTLKDIDSWEIHEAFAGQIIANLKALDSDYFCKNYLGLNEKFGTPDLSKWNNWGGSLSIGHPFAATGVRLCMHTANRLVRENGQLGVVAACAAGGQGVAMLLERHPDANAE